One part of the Acinetobacter sp. XS-4 genome encodes these proteins:
- the hisB gene encoding imidazoleglycerol-phosphate dehydratase HisB — MTQRISEVVRNTNETKIRVRLNLDGTGQGTLNTGVPFLDHMIDQIKRHGLFDIDIHCDGDLDIDDHHTVEDCGITLGQAFAQALGDKKGLKRYGHFYAPLDEALSRVVVDLSGRPGLFMDIPFTRARIGTFDVDLFSEFFQGFVNHALMTLHIDNLKGKNSHHQIESVFKALARALRMACEVDPRAENTIASTKGSL, encoded by the coding sequence ATGACGCAACGTATCAGTGAAGTGGTTAGAAATACCAATGAAACCAAAATTCGAGTTCGATTAAATCTCGACGGTACTGGTCAAGGCACACTAAACACTGGAGTTCCATTTTTAGACCATATGATTGATCAAATCAAGCGACATGGCTTATTTGATATCGATATTCATTGTGACGGAGACCTCGATATTGATGATCATCACACCGTAGAAGACTGTGGTATCACGCTTGGACAAGCTTTTGCACAAGCTTTGGGTGATAAAAAAGGTTTAAAACGCTATGGTCATTTTTATGCTCCATTAGACGAAGCTTTATCTCGCGTTGTTGTAGATTTATCTGGTCGTCCGGGCTTATTCATGGATATTCCATTTACCCGTGCACGCATCGGTACGTTTGATGTCGATTTATTTTCTGAGTTTTTCCAAGGTTTCGTAAACCATGCGCTTATGACCTTACACATCGATAATTTGAAAGGTAAAAATAGCCACCATCAAATTGAAAGTGTGTTCAAAGCGCTAGCTCGTGCTTTACGTATGGCATGTGAAGTTGATCCACGTGCAGAAAACACGATTGCATCGACAAAAGGTAGCCTCTAA
- a CDS encoding GNAT family N-acetyltransferase, with the protein MPITVHAYSSLDNSEIRDQLERLYDTSPEFGDGHDAIEQLEQDLQQYTTLYTAEFNTKIIGAIWSSGQGESKVLEYIVVHPANRGRGVAERLVEEACRIEESKGVKIFEPGCGAIHRCLAHIGKLHH; encoded by the coding sequence ATGCCTATTACCGTACATGCTTATAGTTCTCTAGATAATTCAGAGATCCGCGATCAGCTTGAGCGTTTGTATGATACAAGTCCGGAGTTTGGTGACGGGCACGATGCGATTGAACAACTTGAACAAGATTTACAACAGTATACCACGCTATACACTGCTGAATTTAACACCAAAATTATAGGTGCAATCTGGTCTTCAGGACAAGGTGAAAGCAAGGTGCTTGAATATATTGTTGTTCACCCTGCTAACCGTGGTCGTGGGGTAGCTGAGCGCTTAGTTGAAGAAGCTTGTCGTATAGAAGAGTCAAAAGGCGTTAAAATTTTTGAGCCTGGCTGCGGCGCAATTCATCGTTGTTTGGCTCATATTGGTAAATTGCATCATTAA
- a CDS encoding GNAT family acetyltransferase — MFIIRQFTNADLEDVVILWESCGLTRPWNNPETDIFRKISQQDDLFLVAIKDEQLIGTLMGGYDGHRGWINYLAVHPHQQRLGIATALVQQLEKRLIARGCPKLQLLVRKDNLNVLNFYEQLGYDEVEAVCLGKRLINDSPHD, encoded by the coding sequence ATGTTTATCATTCGTCAATTTACAAATGCGGATTTAGAAGATGTCGTCATTTTATGGGAAAGCTGCGGCCTGACTCGACCTTGGAATAATCCTGAAACCGATATTTTTAGAAAAATCTCACAACAAGATGATTTGTTTCTAGTTGCGATTAAAGATGAGCAACTCATTGGCACGCTTATGGGCGGCTATGACGGCCATAGAGGCTGGATTAACTATTTGGCTGTTCACCCCCACCAACAACGCTTAGGCATAGCTACAGCCCTTGTTCAGCAGCTTGAAAAGCGACTAATTGCTCGAGGCTGCCCAAAACTTCAATTATTGGTGCGCAAAGATAATCTGAATGTACTGAATTTTTATGAACAGCTCGGTTATGACGAAGTAGAAGCGGTATGTTTAGGGAAACGTCTAATTAACGACAGTCCACATGATTAA
- a CDS encoding acetyl-CoA hydrolase/transferase family protein: MSLSRIRLASLHDKVISAEQAAQFIEDGMTVGMSGFTRAGEAKAVPQALVELAKKNPLKITLITGASLGNDLDKQLTEAGVLSRRMPFQVDNTLRRAINNGEVMFIDQHLSETVEQMRNQQLKRPDVAVIEAIAITEDGGIIPTTSVGNSASFAIFAEKVIVEINTSLSESFEGLHDIYIPTYRPTRTPIPLTKVDERIGTSAIQIDPAKIVGIVFNDTHDSPSTVTPPDDETQGIANHLIAFFNKEVAEGRLPKSLGPLQAGIGSIANAVLTGLKDSDFEDLIMYSEVLQDCTFELIDAGKMKFASGSSITLSAKCGEKVFGNIEAYKDKLVLRPQEISNHPELVRRLGIIGINTALEFDIYGNVNSTHVCGTKMMNGIGGSGDFARNAHLAIFVTKSIAKGGDISSIVPMVSHVDHSEHDVDILVTEQGLADLRGLAPRERARAVIDNCVHPLYRDALNDYFDRACAKGGHTPHLLREALSWHANFEETGQMLQAAPVAKSA, from the coding sequence ATGTCTTTAAGTCGTATTCGCCTAGCTTCTCTTCATGACAAGGTCATCAGTGCTGAACAAGCTGCGCAATTCATCGAAGATGGAATGACCGTAGGTATGAGTGGTTTTACTCGTGCTGGTGAAGCTAAAGCTGTTCCACAAGCCCTTGTAGAACTTGCAAAGAAAAATCCGTTAAAAATCACGTTAATTACGGGTGCCAGCTTAGGTAACGACTTAGACAAACAACTCACGGAAGCAGGTGTTTTATCTCGTCGTATGCCATTCCAAGTGGACAACACTTTACGTCGTGCCATTAACAATGGCGAAGTTATGTTTATTGACCAACATTTATCTGAAACTGTTGAGCAAATGCGTAACCAACAGCTTAAACGTCCTGATGTTGCGGTAATTGAAGCAATTGCAATTACTGAAGATGGCGGAATTATTCCAACAACTTCTGTAGGTAACTCTGCAAGTTTTGCTATTTTTGCCGAGAAAGTTATTGTTGAAATCAACACATCTTTAAGCGAAAGCTTTGAAGGTTTGCACGATATCTACATCCCAACTTATCGTCCAACACGTACTCCAATTCCATTAACAAAAGTGGATGAGCGTATTGGTACATCAGCAATCCAAATCGATCCTGCAAAGATTGTCGGTATTGTATTTAACGACACTCATGACTCACCATCAACGGTAACTCCGCCAGATGATGAAACTCAAGGTATTGCGAACCACCTCATTGCTTTCTTTAATAAAGAAGTTGCTGAAGGCCGTTTACCAAAAAGCCTTGGCCCATTACAAGCAGGAATCGGTTCGATTGCAAATGCGGTATTAACAGGTTTAAAAGATTCTGACTTTGAAGACCTCATCATGTACTCAGAAGTATTACAAGACTGTACTTTTGAATTAATTGATGCAGGCAAAATGAAATTTGCTTCTGGTAGTTCAATTACGCTTTCTGCAAAATGTGGTGAAAAAGTTTTTGGTAATATCGAAGCTTACAAAGACAAATTAGTACTTCGTCCACAAGAAATTTCTAACCACCCTGAGCTTGTACGTCGTTTAGGTATTATCGGCATTAACACTGCGCTTGAATTTGATATTTACGGTAACGTGAACTCAACTCATGTATGCGGCACTAAAATGATGAACGGTATTGGCGGTTCAGGTGACTTCGCTCGTAACGCTCACTTGGCAATCTTTGTGACCAAGTCAATTGCTAAAGGCGGCGATATCTCTTCTATCGTGCCAATGGTGAGCCATGTTGACCACAGTGAACATGACGTTGATATTTTAGTGACAGAACAAGGTTTAGCAGACTTACGCGGTTTAGCGCCTCGTGAACGCGCTCGCGCTGTTATCGATAATTGTGTACACCCACTTTACCGTGATGCATTAAATGATTACTTTGATCGTGCATGTGCTAAAGGTGGACACACCCCTCATTTACTTCGTGAAGCACTGTCTTGGCATGCAAACTTCGAAGAAACAGGTCAAATGCTTCAAGCAGCACCAGTTGCGAAATCAGCTTAA
- a CDS encoding ATP-binding protein encodes MSLDPIAPQNFTDYATYSERKRTRWERFLDKIKPRSAAMRTTILVLLVVFFSLFMSLWFFWRTLYLPEIQQHARYLAVELELVNNPDIRIFHRENEVDVDEWLRNRVGIEYVTNPKEYPSVRDKVIAEFFTNQIEQKLANEIGAKDVTVYFQFKPSPRIWIQTPEMHGNWVREPLKTYANYSPELLIGWVVGVPLLSAIIILILVRQMNRPLRRLQNAANEYSKSGTAPYLDTNHGPLEIRQVNQAFNRMVYTLDQTERERRIMLAGISHDLRTPLTRIRLTAEMLPDEFLREGLVYDVDDMDAILNQFISYMRDGSDEELKDTNINMLLQELVVQFKPLDIQFEMQDVPIIPARSLSLKRLIANLINNAKRYGAEPIDLSAKVENENILITVADHGEGIPPDQIEDLMQPFVRGDAARTIQGSGLGLAIVKRIVDIHHGEIQIHNREQGGLEVIISLPIPKPVPEENSSINPLEKIKQTLSERF; translated from the coding sequence GTGAGTTTAGATCCAATCGCGCCACAAAACTTTACTGATTACGCTACCTACTCAGAACGTAAACGAACTCGGTGGGAACGTTTTCTCGACAAAATTAAGCCACGCTCTGCTGCCATGCGTACCACCATTCTGGTACTGCTGGTGGTGTTTTTTAGCTTATTTATGTCGTTATGGTTCTTTTGGCGCACTCTTTACTTACCTGAAATTCAACAACACGCTCGTTATCTTGCAGTTGAACTTGAGCTCGTCAACAATCCAGATATACGGATTTTTCATCGCGAAAATGAAGTCGATGTTGATGAGTGGTTACGTAATCGTGTTGGAATTGAATACGTTACCAATCCCAAAGAATATCCAAGTGTCCGCGATAAAGTAATTGCTGAGTTTTTTACTAATCAGATCGAACAAAAACTGGCAAATGAGATTGGGGCTAAGGATGTTACGGTTTACTTCCAGTTTAAACCTAGCCCACGTATTTGGATTCAAACACCTGAAATGCACGGGAATTGGGTTCGCGAACCTTTAAAAACCTATGCAAACTATAGTCCTGAGCTATTAATTGGTTGGGTTGTTGGTGTTCCTCTACTGTCGGCGATCATTATTTTGATTTTGGTCAGACAAATGAACCGCCCTCTGCGTCGTTTGCAAAATGCTGCCAATGAATATAGTAAGTCTGGAACAGCACCTTACTTAGATACCAATCACGGCCCACTAGAAATTCGACAAGTAAACCAAGCCTTTAATCGCATGGTCTATACGCTTGATCAAACCGAGCGTGAAAGACGTATTATGTTGGCCGGTATTTCACATGATTTGCGAACTCCTTTAACACGCATTCGCTTAACAGCAGAAATGCTACCTGATGAGTTCTTACGTGAAGGTCTGGTCTATGACGTAGATGATATGGATGCAATTCTTAATCAGTTTATTTCGTATATGCGTGATGGCTCAGATGAAGAGTTGAAAGACACCAATATCAATATGCTTTTGCAAGAGCTTGTTGTCCAGTTCAAGCCACTTGATATTCAGTTCGAGATGCAGGATGTGCCCATTATTCCGGCACGTAGCCTTTCTTTAAAACGACTTATTGCGAACCTGATTAATAATGCAAAACGCTATGGTGCTGAACCTATAGATCTAAGTGCAAAAGTTGAAAATGAAAATATTTTAATTACTGTTGCCGATCATGGTGAAGGTATTCCGCCAGATCAAATTGAAGATTTAATGCAGCCTTTTGTGCGCGGAGACGCCGCAAGAACAATCCAAGGGAGTGGACTTGGATTGGCTATTGTCAAACGTATTGTCGATATTCACCATGGTGAAATTCAAATTCACAACCGTGAACAAGGCGGTTTAGAAGTTATTATTTCTTTACCGATCCCAAAACCAGTCCCAGAAGAAAATAGCTCGATCAATCCATTGGAAAAAATAAAACAAACTTTAAGTGAGCGCTTTTAA
- the ompR gene encoding two-component system response regulator OmpR — translation MSLVVPAEHPETVHNETDRVERILVVDDDVRLRTLLQRFLEDKGFVVKTAHDASQMDRLLQRELFSLIVLDFMLPVEDGLSICRRLRQSNIDTPIIMLTARGSDSDRIAGLEAGADDYLPKPFNPNELLARIRAVLRRQVREVPGAPSQQVEVVSFGPWSLDLSTRTLTREGQIVTLTTGEFAVLKALVQHPREPLTRDKLMNLARGREWGAMERSIDVQVSRLRRLIEDNPARARYIQTVWGVGYVFVPDGAE, via the coding sequence ATGAGTTTAGTTGTACCTGCTGAACATCCTGAAACCGTACACAACGAAACGGATCGTGTCGAACGTATTTTAGTGGTCGATGACGATGTGCGTTTACGTACCCTCTTGCAACGTTTTTTGGAAGATAAAGGCTTTGTTGTAAAAACTGCCCATGATGCTTCTCAAATGGACCGTCTATTACAACGTGAGTTATTTTCACTTATCGTACTCGACTTTATGTTGCCAGTTGAAGATGGTTTGAGTATTTGCCGTCGTTTACGCCAATCAAATATTGATACGCCAATCATCATGTTAACAGCACGCGGTAGCGATTCAGACCGTATTGCAGGTCTTGAAGCTGGTGCAGACGATTACTTGCCAAAGCCATTTAATCCAAATGAACTTTTAGCTCGTATCCGTGCTGTATTGCGTCGCCAAGTTCGTGAAGTTCCTGGTGCTCCGAGCCAACAAGTTGAAGTTGTGAGCTTTGGTCCATGGTCTTTAGACTTGTCTACTCGCACACTGACACGCGAAGGACAAATCGTTACCTTAACGACTGGCGAATTTGCAGTATTAAAAGCATTGGTACAGCACCCACGTGAACCATTAACTCGTGACAAACTCATGAATTTGGCTCGTGGTCGTGAGTGGGGTGCAATGGAACGTTCAATTGACGTTCAAGTCTCTCGCCTACGTCGTTTAATTGAAGATAATCCTGCACGTGCACGTTATATCCAAACGGTATGGGGCGTGGGTTATGTATTTGTTCCAGATGGTGCGGAATAA
- a CDS encoding Tex family protein, producing the protein MTDLVQQLASELAVRPNQVEAAIRLIDEGASVPFIARYRKEVTQGLDDTQLRQLDTRLAYLRDLYERREKVIQSLQEQNKLSDDLLARVNAAETKNALEELYAPYRPKRTSKSFKAKEAGLGPIAEKIIAEQVDPTEALAAFSHDDYPDVESQLDAIQHILIDDWAQNISLTTELKTTFAKTAVLKSAVASEEKKEVGKKFRDYFEFSEGLNKLPSHRLLAMLRGRQENVLGLKVDGEDDAPLARIETEYNLEQIQPQARQDFLKQTAKLFWLGKIRPQIEHSLLTEKRLTAEAEAMQVFAENLRHLLLSAPAGSRTTLGVDPGIRTGVKLAVISDAGDVLAHSTIYPFAPKDDKEGSIAELARLCREYNVELIAIGNGTASRETEAVVAEMMAANTDLNLTRITVSEAGASVYSASELASAELPELDVSIRGAVSIARRLQDPLAELVKIDPKSIGVGQYQHDVNQTGLAKTLDAVVEDCVNAVGVDVNTASPAILAYIAGLNKAIAQQIVEYRKEHGRFDNRQSLKSVPRLGDRTFEQAAGFLRIQNGSEPLDASSVHPESYGLVEKIVAAKATTVKDIIGNTEIIRQVKADEFVDDKIGLPTIQDVLAELEKPGRDPRPEFRTAKFREDITEVGQLTEGMQLEGVITNVTNFGAFVDIGVHQDGLVHISELANEFVSDPHKVVKPGQIVQVRVMQVDVERNRVNLSMRAEGSAPVKAQRPPRREQNTEQRFERKPQGKRPQPRKDQAERPQRTKQEKPQEQKIGGLGALLLQAGIKGSK; encoded by the coding sequence ATGACTGACTTAGTTCAGCAGTTGGCAAGTGAGCTTGCCGTACGTCCAAACCAAGTAGAAGCTGCCATCCGCTTAATTGATGAAGGTGCCAGTGTTCCATTTATTGCCCGTTACCGTAAAGAAGTAACACAAGGTTTAGATGATACGCAGTTACGCCAATTAGATACTCGTTTAGCGTATTTACGTGATTTATATGAGCGCCGTGAAAAAGTTATTCAGTCATTGCAAGAACAGAATAAATTGAGTGATGACTTGTTGGCACGAGTAAATGCTGCCGAAACAAAAAATGCTTTAGAAGAACTTTATGCACCGTATCGCCCTAAGCGTACAAGTAAATCTTTTAAAGCAAAAGAAGCAGGTTTAGGACCAATTGCTGAAAAAATTATTGCAGAACAAGTTGACCCAACAGAAGCATTGGCTGCTTTTAGTCATGACGATTATCCAGATGTTGAAAGTCAGTTAGATGCGATTCAGCATATTCTGATTGATGACTGGGCACAAAATATTTCACTTACTACAGAATTAAAAACAACTTTTGCAAAAACTGCAGTTTTAAAAAGTGCGGTTGCATCTGAAGAAAAGAAAGAAGTTGGTAAAAAGTTCCGTGATTACTTTGAATTCTCTGAAGGTCTAAACAAATTACCTTCTCATCGTTTATTGGCGATGTTACGTGGTCGTCAAGAAAACGTATTGGGTTTGAAAGTAGATGGTGAAGATGATGCGCCATTGGCACGTATTGAAACTGAATACAACCTTGAGCAAATTCAACCTCAAGCACGTCAGGATTTCTTAAAGCAAACTGCAAAATTATTCTGGTTAGGCAAGATTCGTCCTCAAATCGAACACTCATTGTTAACAGAAAAGCGTCTTACTGCTGAAGCAGAAGCAATGCAGGTATTTGCTGAAAATCTTCGTCATTTATTATTGTCAGCGCCAGCAGGCAGCCGTACGACTTTGGGTGTTGACCCTGGTATTCGTACTGGCGTTAAACTGGCAGTGATCAGCGATGCAGGGGATGTACTTGCTCACAGCACGATTTATCCATTTGCTCCAAAAGATGATAAAGAAGGCTCAATTGCTGAACTTGCACGACTATGCCGTGAATATAACGTAGAGCTCATTGCAATTGGTAATGGTACAGCTAGCCGTGAAACAGAAGCTGTTGTTGCTGAAATGATGGCTGCGAATACTGACCTGAATTTAACACGAATCACTGTAAGTGAAGCGGGTGCATCTGTTTACTCTGCAAGTGAACTTGCGTCGGCAGAACTTCCTGAGCTTGACGTTTCAATTCGTGGTGCAGTTTCTATTGCTCGCCGTTTACAAGATCCACTTGCTGAACTTGTGAAGATTGATCCGAAATCAATTGGTGTAGGTCAATATCAACACGATGTAAACCAGACTGGTTTGGCAAAAACCCTTGATGCAGTGGTAGAAGACTGTGTGAATGCTGTAGGTGTTGATGTAAATACCGCTTCACCAGCAATCTTGGCTTATATTGCTGGTTTAAACAAAGCAATTGCTCAACAGATTGTTGAATACCGCAAAGAGCATGGTCGTTTTGACAACCGTCAATCGTTGAAAAGCGTACCGCGTTTAGGTGATCGTACTTTTGAACAGGCGGCTGGTTTCTTACGCATTCAAAATGGTTCTGAACCTTTAGATGCTTCTTCAGTTCACCCTGAAAGTTATGGTCTTGTTGAGAAAATTGTTGCAGCAAAAGCAACAACTGTTAAAGATATCATCGGTAATACTGAAATCATTCGCCAAGTAAAAGCTGATGAATTTGTTGATGACAAAATTGGTTTACCAACAATTCAAGACGTTTTAGCTGAACTTGAAAAACCAGGTCGTGACCCACGTCCAGAGTTCCGTACTGCTAAATTCCGCGAAGATATTACTGAAGTTGGTCAATTGACGGAAGGTATGCAACTTGAAGGTGTGATCACTAATGTCACAAACTTTGGTGCCTTTGTTGATATTGGTGTGCATCAGGATGGCTTAGTTCATATTTCTGAACTTGCAAATGAGTTTGTATCTGATCCACATAAAGTTGTAAAACCGGGCCAGATTGTGCAAGTACGTGTTATGCAGGTTGATGTTGAACGTAACCGCGTGAACTTAAGTATGCGTGCTGAAGGTTCTGCACCTGTAAAAGCTCAGCGTCCACCACGCCGTGAACAAAATACAGAACAACGTTTTGAACGTAAACCTCAAGGTAAACGTCCTCAACCACGTAAAGATCAAGCTGAACGTCCTCAGCGCACTAAGCAAGAGAAACCACAAGAGCAAAAAATTGGTGGTTTAGGTGCATTGTTGCTACAAGCTGGGATTAAAGGCTCTAAATAA
- a CDS encoding SulP family inorganic anion transporter yields the protein MSVLNLKNRFYLKDLLSGVVVFLVALPLCLGIALASGAPIISGIIAGIVGGIIVGLLSGSHISVAGPAAGLTAVILVQLEQLGGNYAAFLLCIIFAGVLQILFGLFKLGFFANFIPNNVILGLLAAIGVILIATQLPYLFGLSDFSWEQVWTSTPDAFFERFDSGAALIGLLSLFLILAWDSSPLKKLALPSALIAVVLAAGLNFVLVSIGSAWAVQIDNLIQLPNILQAPEKVLIFPDFSYLAEPMIYTGAITLAVVASLETLLNLEAADKIDPQKRSSPPNRELWAQGTGNIISGLIGGMPVTSVIVRSSVNANAGARSKCSTIIHGVLLLLAVLFFVPLMNMIPLSALAAILILTGFKLTHPKLFKQLYQKGWKQFLPFIITLVAILLTDLLMGILIGLFTSSAFILYGNFNKGIRVYREKRLHGVVTRIELPSQVTFLNRSALISALEHVHKHQQLIIDATQCDSIDPDIYQVIQDYQSETAIKRQVNLKLVGFKQHYQDVDDAVLDIDISTHDLQQKLSPQQVVNLLKEGNERFVKNERLQRDIYRQIRVTADEGQHPIAAVLGCMDSRAPTEMIFDVGIGDLFSLRIAGNIAGQKVLGSLEFACQAKGSKVIVVLGHTDCGAVTSACQLRLEQKQVSDVKEMPHIQYVLGPLMHSVDSVYDIMQPRELGNAFISQVTAMNVHYNIQYIINNSSVLKDMVERGEIVVVGAIYDVKTGHVQFLD from the coding sequence ATGTCGGTTTTAAACCTGAAAAATAGATTTTATTTAAAAGACCTCCTGTCTGGAGTTGTCGTCTTCCTTGTGGCATTACCGCTGTGCTTGGGTATCGCTTTAGCCTCAGGTGCTCCCATCATCTCTGGTATTATCGCAGGTATTGTAGGCGGCATTATCGTAGGCTTACTAAGTGGTTCTCACATTAGTGTTGCTGGCCCAGCGGCAGGGCTAACTGCCGTCATTCTTGTACAGTTAGAACAACTAGGCGGCAATTATGCCGCCTTTTTATTGTGTATTATTTTTGCCGGTGTCCTGCAAATTCTCTTTGGATTATTCAAGTTAGGTTTTTTTGCCAACTTTATTCCAAATAATGTCATTTTAGGATTACTAGCCGCTATTGGTGTCATCCTGATTGCAACCCAATTACCTTATTTGTTTGGGCTTTCTGATTTTTCCTGGGAACAGGTTTGGACTTCAACACCTGATGCGTTCTTTGAGCGTTTCGATAGCGGAGCTGCACTTATTGGTTTGCTCAGTTTATTTTTAATTTTAGCGTGGGATAGTAGTCCACTCAAAAAACTGGCTTTACCTTCGGCTCTGATCGCGGTGGTTTTAGCAGCGGGTTTAAATTTTGTTTTGGTGAGTATTGGCTCTGCATGGGCAGTGCAAATTGATAACCTCATTCAACTACCGAATATATTACAAGCACCCGAAAAAGTATTAATTTTTCCTGATTTTAGCTATTTAGCTGAGCCTATGATTTACACAGGGGCAATTACGCTGGCTGTCGTGGCATCTTTAGAAACATTATTGAATCTGGAAGCGGCAGATAAAATCGATCCTCAAAAACGCTCTTCTCCTCCTAACCGGGAACTCTGGGCACAAGGTACAGGTAACATCATTTCTGGTTTAATTGGTGGAATGCCGGTGACCTCAGTGATTGTACGTAGTTCGGTGAATGCCAATGCAGGTGCGCGTAGCAAATGCTCTACCATTATTCATGGTGTATTGTTGCTGTTAGCGGTTTTGTTCTTCGTGCCATTAATGAACATGATTCCTTTGTCTGCATTGGCTGCGATCTTAATCTTGACAGGTTTTAAGCTTACCCATCCAAAACTATTTAAACAGCTTTATCAAAAGGGCTGGAAACAGTTTTTACCTTTTATTATTACCTTAGTTGCAATTTTGCTGACCGATCTTTTAATGGGAATTTTAATTGGTCTGTTCACCAGTAGCGCTTTTATTCTCTATGGTAATTTTAATAAAGGTATACGTGTTTATAGAGAGAAACGCTTGCATGGCGTAGTGACTCGTATTGAACTTCCATCACAAGTCACTTTTCTTAATCGTTCTGCGCTTATTTCGGCATTGGAACATGTGCATAAACATCAGCAACTCATTATTGATGCGACTCAATGTGATTCGATCGATCCTGATATCTATCAAGTTATTCAAGATTATCAAAGTGAAACGGCCATTAAGCGCCAAGTAAATCTTAAACTGGTCGGATTCAAGCAGCACTATCAAGACGTTGATGATGCAGTACTTGATATTGATATTAGTACACATGATTTGCAACAAAAGCTGAGTCCTCAACAGGTCGTTAACTTACTTAAAGAAGGAAACGAACGTTTTGTAAAAAATGAACGTCTACAACGAGATATTTATCGACAAATTCGTGTTACTGCAGATGAAGGGCAGCATCCGATCGCAGCAGTGCTTGGTTGTATGGATTCACGTGCACCTACCGAAATGATTTTTGATGTGGGTATTGGTGATCTGTTTAGCTTGCGAATTGCAGGTAATATTGCTGGGCAAAAAGTATTGGGTTCACTTGAGTTTGCTTGTCAGGCTAAAGGCTCTAAAGTAATTGTAGTTTTGGGACATACCGATTGCGGTGCGGTAACGAGTGCATGCCAATTACGTCTAGAACAAAAGCAAGTGTCCGATGTGAAGGAAATGCCACACATTCAATATGTACTTGGACCATTAATGCATTCGGTTGATAGCGTATATGACATTATGCAGCCACGTGAATTAGGGAATGCTTTTATTAGTCAAGTGACCGCAATGAATGTTCATTACAACATCCAGTACATTATTAATAACAGCAGTGTGCTCAAAGATATGGTTGAGCGAGGTGAGATTGTAGTTGTGGGTGCAATTTACGATGTAAAAACAGGACACGTTCAATTTCTTGATTGA
- a CDS encoding SDR family NAD(P)-dependent oxidoreductase: MNKKLEALFQEKVQDKVILVTGASSGIGLTISNKLADAGAHVLLVARTQETLEEVKADIESRGGKATIFPCDLNDMDMIDQVSKEILATVDHIDILINNAGRSIRRAVHESYDRFHDFERTMQLNYFGAVRLVLNILPHMIQRKDGQIINISSIGVLANATRFSAYVASKAALDAFSRCLSAEVHAHKIAITSIYMPLVRTPMIAPTKIYKYVPTLSPDQAADLIAYAIVKRPKRMATNLGRLASMTYSVAPGINNMFMSIGFRLFPSSDAAKGQETEKLNWAQKAYARIFPGEHW, translated from the coding sequence GTGAATAAAAAATTAGAAGCTCTGTTCCAGGAAAAGGTACAAGATAAAGTCATTTTAGTGACAGGCGCCTCAAGTGGAATCGGATTAACGATTTCAAACAAACTTGCTGATGCTGGTGCTCATGTTTTACTTGTTGCCCGTACTCAAGAAACTTTGGAAGAAGTGAAAGCAGATATTGAAAGTCGTGGCGGTAAGGCAACAATTTTCCCATGTGATCTCAATGATATGGACATGATTGATCAAGTGTCTAAAGAAATTTTAGCGACTGTTGATCACATTGATATTTTAATTAATAACGCAGGTCGCTCTATTCGCCGTGCCGTACATGAATCTTATGATCGTTTTCATGACTTTGAACGCACCATGCAATTAAATTATTTTGGCGCAGTACGTCTAGTTCTTAATATTTTGCCGCATATGATTCAGCGTAAAGACGGACAAATCATTAATATTAGCTCGATTGGTGTTTTAGCCAACGCAACTCGCTTCTCTGCCTATGTCGCGTCTAAAGCTGCGCTTGATGCATTTAGCCGCTGTCTATCAGCTGAAGTTCATGCACATAAAATCGCAATTACTTCTATCTATATGCCATTGGTTCGTACCCCAATGATTGCACCAACTAAAATTTATAAATATGTACCAACCCTTTCACCTGACCAAGCTGCTGACTTAATTGCTTATGCAATTGTGAAACGTCCGAAACGTATGGCAACTAACTTAGGCCGCTTAGCTTCAATGACATATTCGGTTGCACCAGGCATCAACAATATGTTTATGTCGATTGGTTTCCGTTTATTCCCAAGTTCAGATGCAGCAAAAGGTCAAGAAACCGAAAAATTAAACTGGGCACAAAAAGCATATGCACGAATTTTCCCAGGTGAACACTGGTAA